A single window of Archangium gephyra DNA harbors:
- a CDS encoding AHH domain-containing protein → MALGLALTPAVEAATGVLRDFSAQAMTALLTGLSLYLEDGEEGQLHHIATVENETSTLRGGLWTQRLKTLFDKAGMSMEDVANKVRIRGHKGPHPEAYHQEVFDRLKSAVATCQTTAQCRESLKRQLRRLAEELQREGSRLNKLVTRSP, encoded by the coding sequence TTGGCCCTCGGTCTTGCCCTCACCCCGGCGGTGGAGGCCGCCACGGGCGTCCTCCGAGACTTCTCCGCGCAAGCCATGACGGCTCTGCTCACCGGCCTGTCCCTGTATCTCGAGGACGGCGAGGAGGGCCAGCTCCACCACATCGCCACCGTGGAGAACGAGACGTCCACCCTGCGGGGCGGGCTTTGGACCCAGCGGCTCAAGACCCTCTTCGACAAGGCTGGCATGTCGATGGAGGATGTGGCCAACAAGGTCCGCATCCGAGGGCACAAGGGTCCCCATCCCGAGGCGTATCACCAGGAGGTCTTTGACCGGCTGAAGTCCGCGGTAGCAACCTGTCAGACCACGGCTCAGTGCCGGGAGTCCCTCAAACGGCAATTGAGGCGTCTGGCCGAGGAACTTCAGCGGGAGGGCTCACGGCTCAACAAGCTGGTCACCCGGAGTCCATGA
- a CDS encoding imm11 family protein, which translates to MTRYFRLTDDMTLAGRWELGTPINGQGLELGSWLFMAGTPAHVEGQLWIPVAYPGHALDFSLADAGGFPVVTQPVARVLSELAPGDVQLFPVKVGSLPEPYFLVNVARTVKCIDDEASEEVQYWTPEDGEPERVGEYSAVAGLRIDPSKTGDARVFRTWGWKVVLVVSEDVKEALERTGATGMAFTEVTAPPARSVV; encoded by the coding sequence ATGACGCGCTATTTCCGGCTCACCGACGACATGACGCTCGCAGGGCGCTGGGAGCTGGGCACCCCCATCAACGGACAGGGGCTGGAACTGGGCTCCTGGCTGTTCATGGCTGGGACACCGGCTCACGTCGAGGGCCAGCTCTGGATCCCCGTCGCCTACCCAGGCCATGCGCTCGACTTCTCACTCGCCGACGCTGGGGGCTTCCCGGTGGTCACCCAGCCAGTGGCCCGCGTCTTGTCCGAACTGGCTCCTGGGGACGTACAGCTCTTCCCCGTGAAGGTGGGCTCACTCCCCGAGCCGTACTTCCTGGTCAACGTCGCGCGCACGGTGAAGTGCATCGACGACGAGGCCTCTGAAGAGGTGCAGTACTGGACGCCAGAAGACGGGGAGCCAGAGAGGGTCGGTGAGTACAGTGCGGTTGCCGGACTGCGCATCGACCCTTCGAAAACCGGTGATGCGAGGGTGTTCCGCACCTGGGGCTGGAAGGTGGTCCTCGTCGTATCCGAGGACGTGAAGGAAGCCCTCGAGCGCACAGGCGCAACGGGCATGGCGTTCACCGAGGTCACAGCTCCCCCAGCTCGTTCCGTGGTGTAG